A section of the Hevea brasiliensis isolate MT/VB/25A 57/8 chromosome 17, ASM3005281v1, whole genome shotgun sequence genome encodes:
- the LOC110663722 gene encoding silicon efflux transporter LSI2-like, protein MTASLKQVLGSFSFVIFWLLAVFPAFPFLPIGRTAGSLLGAVLMVIFRVISPSQAYSSVDLSILGLLFGTMMVSVYLERADAFKYLGKLLTWKSQGPKDLIFRVCLVSAIASAFFTNDTCCTVLTEFSIKIAAQHNLPPLPFLLALASSANIGSSATPIGNPQNLVIALTGDISFYTFLVGILPAALVGVFVNAILLLCMYWRDLSSHNDEENPYEEIMAEDEMTFHRFSPATMSHFAYSNFQESSSRFFGRRFSASDSDLLRLPRFLQYRQEISVASTNWKSTLWKSCVYLVTIGMLIALIMGLNMSWTSITAALVLVVIDFRDAQPSLEKVSYPLLVFFCGMFMTIEGFNKTGIPSSLWELMEPYAQIDHASGIAVVAFVILILSNVISNVPIVLLLGARMAASAAFISPRYVIKAWLILAWVSTVAGNLSLLGSAANMIVSEQARRVPRHGYYLSFWSHLKFGIPSTLIVTAIGLILLNL, encoded by the exons ATGACGGCTTCACTGAAACAGGTTCTGGGTTCATTTTCTTTTGTTATTTTCTGGCTGTTGGCAGTTTTTCCTGCTTTCCCTTTCCTACCTATAGGAAGGACTGCAGGGTCTCTTCTAGGGGCagtacttatggtcattttccgaGTTATATCTCCTTCCCAAGCATATTCTTCAGTTGATCTTTCAATTCTTGGACTTCTCTTTGGAACAATGATGGTCAGTGTCTATCTTGAAAGGGCAGATGCATTCAAATACTTGGGGAAGTTGCTCACATGGAAGAGCCAAGGACCAAAGGACCTAATTTTTCGGGTATGCTTAGTATCTGCCATAGCAAGTGCTTTCTTTACTAATGACACTTGTTGCACGGTCTTGACTGAGTTTTCCATCAAAATTGCAGCTCAGCATAATCTCCCTCCTCTTCCTTTCCTACTCGCTCTTGCCTCCAGTGCAAATATTGGATCTTCAGCAACTCCAATTGGCAACCCTCAGAATCTGGTTATTGCTTTAACTGGTGATATTTCATTTTATACTTTCCTAGTTGGAATTTTACCTGCAGCACTTGTAGGTGTTTTTGTGAATGCCATACTTCTTCTATGCATGTACTGGAGAGACTTATCTTCTCATAACGATGAAGAAAACCCATATGAAGAAATTATGGCAGAGGATGAGATGACTTTTCACAGATTTTCACCAGCCACAATGTCACATTTCGCATATTCAAATTTTCAGGAAAGCAGCTCTAGATTTTTTGGACGCCGATTTAGTGCAAGTGATAGTGATTTACTCAGGCTTCCCAGATTTCTCCAGTACCGTCAAGAAATCTCAGTTGCATCCACAAATTGGAAAAGCACATTGTGGAAATCCTGTGTTTACCTAGTAACTATAGGAATGTTGATTGCTTTGATAATGGGTCTGAATATGTCATGGACATCAATCACTGCTGCACTTGTTCTTGTTGTAATTGATTTCAGGGATGCTCAGCCAAGCCTAGAGAAG GTGTCCTATCCGCTTTTAGTCTTCTTTTGTGGGATGTTTATGACAATTGAAGGTTTCAATAAAACTGGAATTCCAAGCTCTCTGTGGGAGCTCATGGAGCCATACGCACAAATCGACCATGCTAGTGGGATAGCAGTTGTTGCCTTCGTCATCCTGATCTTATCAAATGTGATTTCAAATGTACCAATAG TGCTGCTGCTTGGGGCGCGCATGGCAGCTTCAGCCGCTTTTATTTCTCCACGTTACGTGATCAAGGCATGGCTGATTTTGGCTTGGGTGAGCACTGTAGCTGGCAACCTTTCACTACTGGGTTCAGCAGCCAACATGATAGTCAGTGAGCAGGCTCGTCGTGTCCCTCGCCATGGCTACTACTTGTCTTTCTGGAGCCATCTCAAATTTGGAATCCCCTCCACTCTTATAGTCACTGCTATCGGCTTAATTCTGttaaatttatga